A single window of Nicotiana tomentosiformis chromosome 1, ASM39032v3, whole genome shotgun sequence DNA harbors:
- the LOC138906480 gene encoding NAC domain-containing protein 2-like, whose translation MAENSSSHRSMGHRFHPTGREVLKYLVGFVRDEPLPFQNELMQVADLYADKEPWQIFEAYDRGNNNNNNTRYFITPQKKEKPTWKRVSRTVGKGTWKLQNKGRDVFDDKGRLMGYVKSLKYIPANKSSNNVNGEWLMTEYSLFDRYLVARETKNKGFVICKIKKKGKPGDKKNGNNIEEVVNDEKMREIEEFIKSVLQEDVQVEDNGIRSSGTIAKDDQENNIIQYVEGDQVRDHVLGLLGSPEDIVNGVDDENVQYCVDQGDEGQVHLLEEYIDSVMQSEDVQAEDNGIIMSNDIIAKDDQENMEYQVEDHQHATLWASPEDVDLDTINFC comes from the coding sequence ATGGCAGAAAACTCTTCTTCTCATCGTTCGATGGGTCATCGCTTTCATCCGACGGGCAGGGAAGTGCTCAAGTATCTAGTAGGGTTTGTGAGAGACGAGCCACTTCCCTTTCAGAATGAACTCATGCAAGTGGCGGATCTCTACGCCGACAAGGAGCCATGGCAGATTTTCGAAGCTTATGATAggggaaacaacaacaacaacaacactcgTTACTTCATAACTCCGCAAAAGAAAGAGAAACCTACGTGGAAAAGAGTTTCAAGAACTGTTGGGAAGGGCACTTGGAAGCTTCAAAACAAAGGTCGAGATGTGTTTGATGATAAAGGGAGACTCATGGGCTACGTGAAAAGTTTGAAGTATATCCCCGCTAATAAATCGTCAAACAACGTGAATGGCGAGTGGTTGATGACTGAGTACTCTTTGTTTGATCGTTATCTCGTTGCTAGGGAGACTAAGAACAAAGGTTTCGTAATTTGTAAGATCAAGAAGAAAGGCAAACCTGGTGACAAGAAAAATGGAAACAATATTGAGGAGGTAGTTAATGATGAGAAGATGAGAGAAATTGAAGAATTTATCAAGTCCGTGCTGCAAGAAGATGTTCAAGTTGAAGACAATGGAATAAGATCGAGTGGTACTATAGCAAAGGATGATCaagagaataatattatccaATACGTAGAGGGAGATCAAGTTAGAGACCATGTACTTGGTTTGTTGGGCTCCCCAGAGGATATTGTTAATGGCGTGGATGATGAGAATGTTCAATATTGCGTAGATCAGGGAGATGAAGGCCAAGTCCATTTACTTGAAGAATATATTGATTCCGTTATGCAATCAGAAGATGTTCAAGCTGAAGACAATGGAATAATAATGTCGAATGATATTATAGCAAAGGATGATCAAGAGAATATGGAATACCAAGTCGAAGACCATCAACATGCTACTTTGTGGGCTTCCCCGGAAGATGTCGATCTCGATACTATCAATTTCTGTTAG